A DNA window from Thermococcus sp. 4557 contains the following coding sequences:
- a CDS encoding TrkA family potassium uptake protein, which translates to MFVVIMGAGRVGYLVAKMLEEEGHDVTIIEMDKARAKELSLLINGLVIEGDATDPKTLEEANIKQADAFAALTGKDDANLLACILAKHLNPKVKTSLRLGNPKNRRIFEEVTDLKRYFDFVISPEEIAAEYISRNIVTPGFDRVLFPKEGAEIVRFTIDENSEIAGKYVRDLKLPRDALMIAVYDEKGNLIIPSGDTKLPERGQVIVFAKNSILDNVKGLLERRKPDNES; encoded by the coding sequence ATGTTCGTCGTGATAATGGGTGCCGGAAGGGTCGGCTACCTCGTGGCCAAGATGCTGGAGGAGGAGGGGCACGACGTCACCATAATCGAGATGGACAAGGCGAGGGCCAAGGAGCTCTCCCTCCTCATCAACGGCCTGGTTATTGAGGGCGACGCGACCGACCCGAAGACCCTCGAGGAGGCCAACATCAAGCAGGCGGACGCCTTCGCGGCTCTGACCGGCAAGGACGACGCCAACCTGCTGGCCTGCATACTGGCGAAGCACCTGAATCCCAAGGTGAAAACCTCCCTCAGACTGGGGAACCCCAAGAACAGGCGCATATTCGAGGAGGTCACCGACCTCAAGCGCTACTTCGACTTCGTCATCAGTCCCGAGGAGATAGCTGCGGAGTACATAAGCAGGAACATAGTCACTCCCGGTTTTGACCGCGTCCTCTTCCCGAAGGAGGGCGCCGAGATAGTCCGCTTCACCATCGACGAAAACAGCGAGATAGCTGGCAAGTACGTCCGCGACCTCAAACTGCCCAGGGACGCCCTCATGATAGCCGTTTACGACGAGAAGGGCAACCTGATAATCCCGTCCGGCGACACGAAGCTTCCGGAGAGGGGTCAGGTCATAGTCTTCGCCAAGAACAGCATACTGGACAACGTGAAGGGTCTACTCGAGAGGAGAAAACCCGACAATGAAAGTTAA
- a CDS encoding V-type ATP synthase subunit H encodes MEDVIKQIVDAEKQAEARIEKAKEDAREIVLKAREEAKLLEREIIQKAEAQAEALVEKARAEGEEEAKKVLEEGNAEIEELKVKATNNFERAISAGIALVRGS; translated from the coding sequence ATGGAGGACGTCATCAAGCAGATTGTTGATGCAGAGAAGCAGGCCGAGGCACGCATTGAGAAGGCCAAAGAGGACGCCAGGGAGATAGTGCTTAAGGCCCGTGAGGAGGCCAAGCTTCTCGAGAGGGAGATTATACAGAAAGCTGAGGCTCAGGCGGAAGCCCTCGTCGAGAAGGCCCGCGCCGAGGGAGAGGAGGAGGCCAAAAAGGTCCTCGAGGAGGGCAACGCCGAGATTGAGGAGCTCAAGGTGAAGGCCACCAACAACTTCGAGAGGGCCATCTCGGCTGGTATAGCACTCGTGAGAGGGAGCTGA